The following proteins are co-located in the Hemitrygon akajei chromosome 25, sHemAka1.3, whole genome shotgun sequence genome:
- the LOC140716388 gene encoding uncharacterized protein: MGAGLTSPRRLRSPSRIFSPHPPPRREPLFEADGSRSPGARLRTVRAADVTRMRPALLSDRYSANCWQTCIEAAPVTISRLRRCSLLSPTGLIVTKTFPCPFCSLRQLCEARVHGFGQLGQTTLATGSATKEKNDASVPADRRHERGTDATGVERMGDWRSSWETTSDPKLSGVLRPRVVLRRLRLPPGKQRVSAMKGISNQTARQDSECGRGFSQASGQLRGQDSQTREKRWECGECGKGFDYPCLLEIHYRSHTGERPFICPVCGKGFPHSSHLGKHRRVHTGQRPFACTVCGKGFSDSSSLRKHQRVHTGERPYICSTCGKGFSQATSLRYHKRVHTRERPFICTLCGKDFSHSSNLWNHKRIHIAERPFTCSVCGKGFTHSSSLRRHQHVHTGEKPFVCSVCGKGFSQTSNLKNHKRVHTGERPFVCAVCGKGFSHSTNLRKHKRVHSGEKPFACSVCGEEFTESNKLVTHQQVHCKEGSPPEDRGKDSGGQTS; encoded by the exons ATGGGGGCGGGTTTAACCTCACCGCGGCGACTGCGGAGCCCGTCCCGGatcttctccccccaccccccccctcgCCGGGAGCCCCTCTTCGAGGCTGATGGAAGCCGCAGCCCCGGCGCTCGGCTCCGAACCGTCCGGGCGGCTGACGTCACGCGCATGCGCCCTGCGCTCCTGAGCGATCGCTATTCTGCCAACTGTTGGCAAACTTGCATTGAGGCAGCGCCGGTCACTATTTCACGGCTTCGTCGCTGCTCGCTGCTCTCCCCAACGGGCCTTATTGTCACCAAGACCTTCCCCTGTCCATTCTGCTCGCTGCGCCAACTGTGTGAAGCCAGGGTTCACGGGTTCGGTCAGCTGGGGCAGACGACACTCGCTACCG GATCTGCCACCAAGGAAAAGAATGACGCCAGTGTCCCGGCCGACAGACGTCATGAGAGGGGAACGGATGCCACGGGAGTAGAGAGAATGGGTGACTGGAGGAGCTCCTGGGAGACGACGTCTGATCCAAAGTTGTCGGGGGTGCTGAGGCCGCGGGTCGTACTGCGGAGATTACGACTTCCACCCGGGAAACAGAG GGTCTCGGCAATGAAAGGAATTTCAAACCAAACAGCACGTCAAGATTCTGAGTGTGGACGAGGCTTCAGCCAAGCATCCGGGCAGTTGAGAGGCCAGGATAGTCAAACCAGAGAGAAACGGTGGGAATGCGGGGAATGCGGGAAGGGATTTGATTACCcatgccttctggaaattcaTTACCGCagtcacaccggggagaggccgttcatctgccccgtgtgtgggaaaggattcccGCATTCGTCCCACTTGGGGAAGCATCGACGCGTTCACACTGGTCAGAGGCCGTTTGCCTgcactgtgtgtgggaagggattctccgATTCATCCAGTTTGAGGAAGCATCaacgtgttcacactggggagaggccgtataTCTGCTCGACGTGCGGAAAAGGATTCTCTCAGGCAACCAGCTTGAGGTACCACAAGCGAGTCCACaccagggagcggccgttcatCTGCACTCTGTGTGGGAAAGATTTCTCACACTCCTCCAACTTGTGGAACCATAAACGCATTCACATCGCtgagaggccgtttacctgctccgtgtgtgggaaaggattcactcactcctccagtctgagaaggcATCAGCacgttcacaccggggagaagccctTTGTCTGCtcggtgtgtgggaaggggttcagtcaAACATCGAATCTGAAGAATCACAAGCGTGTTCACACGGGGGAGAGGCCGTTTGTCTGCGCTGTGTGTGGGAAAGGGTTCTCTCATTCCACCAACCTGAGGAAACACAAGCGAGTTCactctggggagaagccgtttgcCTGCTCTGTGTGCGGAGAGGAATTCACCGAATCTAACAAGCTAGTGACACACCAGCAAGTCCACTGCAAGGAGGGGTCTCCCCCTGAAGATAGGGGAAAGGATTCGGGGGGTCAGACATCATGA